The sequence TGTCTGCAATCAAGTACGAGTTCGGCGCCATCGAGGGTGCCGCGTCCGACATCAACTCCACCGCGGGCCGCATCAATGGTCTGCTCGGCGATCTGAAGTCCATCATCCAGCCGATGGCCGCGACCTGGGAAGGTGATAGCTCCGCTGCCTACCAGGAGGCTCAGGCCAAGTGGGATAACGCGGCAGATGAGCTCAACACCGTCCTGGCCACCATCTCTTAGACCGTCGGCTCCGCCAACGATCGCATGAGCGAGGTCAACCAGCGCGCAGCTGCGTCCTGGGGCTAAACCCCGCAGCAAGCCCACAAATCTAACCAAAGCTCCCGTCGTGCTCCTCTCAAGAGGAGTGGCCGACGGGAGCTTTGGCTTTCTACTTCGCCGTAGGAACTTCGCCGGTAGGTGCTCAATCGAGCGCACTGGCCGTTTTGGTTTTTCGCGTACGCGCCAGTAATCTAATTTCCCTGTGCGTTTAGTCGGCCTGCCCGATTCACGGTGCTAACCCGTGAGCGAGCATCACCGGCACCGCGAGCTGCAGGTCTCCACCGGCCGCTGTAGTTTCGCGCGGAAGCGCACGACGATGGCCGGCAGTCCCGAGACAGGCTTTCAAGGAGTCATTTTGTCTACTTTCCACCCCAAGAGCGGTGATTTTACCCGCAAGTGGTACATCATCGACGCAACGGATGTGGTTCTGGGCAAGCTTGCTTCCACCGTGGCAGACCTGCTGCGCGGCAAGCACAAGCCGCAGTTCGCTCCGAACGTTGACACCGGTGACCACGTCATCATTGTGAACGCAGAAAAGCTGCACATTTCCTCGAACAAGCGCGATCGTGAGATGCGCTACCGCCACTCCGGCTACCCGGGTGGTCTGAAGGCTACGACCCTGGGCCGCTCGATGGACGAGAACCCGGTCCGGGTTGTCGAGGAAGCAGTGCGCGGCATGATGCCGAAAAACAAGCTTTCCCGTTCTTCCATCAAGAAGCTGCACGTCTTTGCTGGCGAGGAGCACCCGTACGCCGGTCAGCAGCCGGAAACCTACGAGTTTAAGCAGGTGGCACAGTAATGACCGAGCCGATGAACCACGACAACACCGAGAACACCGAGAACAACGTCGCCGACGCTGCCGACATCGCTGCGGCAACCGCCACGACCGAGGAGTTCACCAACACCATCGGTGACACCCTCGCAACCGGCGAGGACGAGCAGGTCGAGGACGCGGCCCCGGCTATCCACGAGGGCCCGATCCAGACCGTCGGTCGCCGTAAGCGCGCCATCGCCCGCGTCTACATGGTCGAGGGTTCTGGCCAGATCTCCGTCAACGGCCGCGCGTTCGACGAGTACTTCCC is a genomic window of Corynebacterium massiliense DSM 45435 containing:
- the rplM gene encoding 50S ribosomal protein L13; its protein translation is MSTFHPKSGDFTRKWYIIDATDVVLGKLASTVADLLRGKHKPQFAPNVDTGDHVIIVNAEKLHISSNKRDREMRYRHSGYPGGLKATTLGRSMDENPVRVVEEAVRGMMPKNKLSRSSIKKLHVFAGEEHPYAGQQPETYEFKQVAQ
- the rpsI gene encoding 30S ribosomal protein S9 — translated: MTEPMNHDNTENTENNVADAADIAAATATTEEFTNTIGDTLATGEDEQVEDAAPAIHEGPIQTVGRRKRAIARVYMVEGSGQISVNGRAFDEYFPNKLHQQDILTPLTLLERENQFDIKVRVQGGGPTGQAGALRLAIARALNTYNPGDRTTLKKAGLLTRDARAVERKKAGLHKARRAPQFSKR